TCATTTCCGGGGCGATCGCGACTACATGCCGGTTTTCCGTTCCCTGGGCGGTGCGGTGGGCCTGCTGTCCACGCCCCTGCCGCGCGAACTGGTGTCCTGGTACACCAGCCTGGCGGCCGGCCTGGAACGGGCCCGCGCCCTGCACGAACTGTCGGGCCAGCGCGATCCGGAGATGGTGGCCTTCGCCGTGCGCCTGGCACGGCTTCAGGATGCGTCCTTCATTGATCTATTGGCGCGATCCCGGACCCTTCTGGCCCGTTTGGGCGAAGTGTGAAACGGGCGGGTGTCAGAACAGTTCGGCGTGTCCAAAGGGACCACGTTCGCCAATCGCGCGTATTTCCATAAATTTTTTTTAGTCGTGGAAACCGGTGACTTCGGCTTACGGTCAAACCGTTCCCTATGTCGAGAGTTTTGGCAGACTCATCAATCGTGATACGGGGGCGGACCTCATCCAATAATGGATGAAATGCCGAAGGCAGGTTCGCACCCCGCATAAAAGGAACAAACGGGACAGCGGTGTCCCCGGCGATGGACCCATCCGATGGGATGGTGTCCAAAGCCTTCCTTTTTGCCCGGTCGCCCCTATCATGTGGGTGGGCGTCGAAAAGTGGAGATGACGGGCATGGACCGCCGTTCTGTTTTCAAATCGCTTGCCGGCCTGGCGGCCTTGGGTGCCGCCCCGTCGGCCGCCACGGGTGCGGTGATTGGCAAGCACACCATCCTGGACCCCGGCCTCAACCCCGAAAGCCTGCCCCAACCGGCGCTGACCGGCGGCTTGGCCTTCCTGACGGTGGCCGAGGCGCGCACCGTGGGCGCCGTGTTCGACCGGCTGATCCCGGCCGATGAGTTGAGCGTGGGCGCCACCCAGGCGGGCTGTGTGGAATTCCTGGATCGCCAATTGGCCGGCGATTACGGCCGGGCGGCGACGCAATACCGCCAGGGGCCCTTCGTCAAGGGCACGCCGCAGCAGGGGCCGCAGTTCCAGCAGACGCCGGCGGAACGCTACCGTGCCGGCCTGGCGGCGCTGGACGCCTATTGC
The DNA window shown above is from Azospirillaceae bacterium and carries:
- a CDS encoding gluconate 2-dehydrogenase subunit 3 family protein; its protein translation is MDRRSVFKSLAGLAALGAAPSAATGAVIGKHTILDPGLNPESLPQPALTGGLAFLTVAEARTVGAVFDRLIPADELSVGATQAGCVEFLDRQLAGDYGRAATQYRQGPFVKGTPQQGPQFQQTPAERYRAGLAALDAYCAQAQGKAFADLTPDQQDALLTDMEGGKVDLGGTDAKAFFELMLQNVREGYFADPMYGGNKDMAGWKLVGFPGARYDYRDVIGKRGQKLDLPPVSLLDRG